One genomic segment of Salinigranum rubrum includes these proteins:
- a CDS encoding aldo/keto reductase — protein sequence MSMDYRRLGSTGTKVSELCFGTWRFGRDSPDGPETTRDEAHELLDRFAEHGGTFIDTANVYGDPNGTSETWIGDWLAGRDREQYVLASKVYFGFDGSNPNGSGLSRTHIRRQIEGTLERLGTDYLDVYYIHRWDDETPIDETLATLTRLVDEGKVNYLGASTMAGWKLMKALGRSTQHDWERFEVTQPLFHAAYRDDVADYLDVCADQDLAVCPYSPLAGGFLTGKYERADPDDPTKVEAPDGSRATIYESFSDYYLSERGWHVLDAIREVADDLDATPAQVALRWLMEQEAFTCVPIVGARTVDQLDENVGACDISLSTTQFERIENARYEDPESKRRWGH from the coding sequence ATGAGCATGGACTACAGACGGCTCGGCTCTACTGGCACGAAGGTGTCGGAGCTCTGCTTCGGGACGTGGCGGTTCGGCCGCGACTCGCCCGACGGCCCGGAGACGACGCGCGACGAGGCACACGAACTCCTCGACCGGTTCGCCGAACACGGCGGGACGTTCATCGACACCGCGAACGTCTACGGCGACCCCAACGGAACGAGCGAAACGTGGATCGGCGACTGGCTCGCCGGCCGCGACCGCGAGCAGTACGTCCTCGCGTCGAAGGTGTACTTCGGCTTCGACGGGTCGAACCCCAACGGCTCGGGGCTGTCGCGGACGCACATCCGACGACAGATCGAGGGGACGCTGGAACGGCTCGGCACCGACTACCTCGACGTCTACTACATCCACCGCTGGGACGACGAGACGCCAATCGACGAGACGCTCGCCACCCTGACGCGCCTCGTCGACGAGGGGAAGGTGAACTACCTCGGCGCGTCGACGATGGCCGGCTGGAAGCTGATGAAAGCCCTCGGGAGGAGCACCCAGCACGACTGGGAGCGCTTCGAGGTCACCCAACCGCTGTTTCACGCGGCCTACCGCGACGACGTCGCGGACTACCTCGACGTCTGCGCCGACCAGGACCTCGCCGTCTGCCCGTACTCGCCGCTCGCCGGCGGGTTCCTGACGGGGAAGTACGAGCGCGCGGACCCCGACGACCCCACGAAGGTGGAGGCGCCCGACGGCTCGCGGGCCACGATTTACGAGTCGTTCTCGGACTACTACCTCTCCGAGCGCGGCTGGCACGTCCTCGACGCGATTCGAGAGGTCGCTGACGACCTCGATGCGACCCCTGCCCAGGTCGCACTCCGGTGGCTCATGGAACAGGAGGCGTTCACCTGCGTCCCGATTGTGGGCGCGCGGACCGTCGACCAACTGGACGAGAACGTCGGCGCGTGCGACATCTCGCTTTCGACGACTCAGTTCGAGCGAATCGAAAACGCCCGGTACGAGGACCCCGAATCGAAGCGGCGCTGGGGACACTGA
- a CDS encoding DUF6789 family protein, with amino-acid sequence MGSVVTSETTESVSNAWLSAGIAGIAGTVVFGAVQMLMGATGVIAVAIPALYGISGPNLAVGWAIHLFHGAVLGLGFALLATRSPTRSYAEGVGSSAVLGLVYGLILTIPTAGIAMPLWLSAVGFPNAPPLPNLSLMAFVGHGVYGLVLGATYPVLRRLL; translated from the coding sequence ATGGGTTCCGTAGTCACTTCGGAGACGACCGAATCGGTATCGAACGCCTGGCTGAGCGCTGGCATCGCCGGTATCGCGGGCACCGTGGTGTTCGGCGCGGTACAGATGCTGATGGGCGCGACGGGCGTCATCGCAGTCGCGATTCCCGCGCTCTACGGTATCTCGGGCCCGAACCTCGCGGTCGGCTGGGCGATTCACCTCTTCCACGGGGCCGTCCTGGGCCTCGGGTTCGCCCTGCTCGCGACCCGTTCGCCGACCCGGTCGTACGCCGAAGGCGTCGGTTCGAGTGCGGTTCTCGGCCTCGTCTACGGCCTGATCCTCACCATCCCGACTGCGGGTATCGCCATGCCGCTGTGGCTCTCGGCCGTCGGATTCCCGAACGCCCCGCCCCTGCCGAACCTCTCGCTGATGGCCTTCGTGGGTCACGGGGTCTACGGGCTAGTCCTCGGCGCGACGTATCCGGTGCTGCGCAGACTCCTCTGA
- a CDS encoding Mov34/MPN/PAD-1 family protein — translation MPLFRSSEVVGIAADALRFALEASRETHPNEYMGFLRGEAARALDLDRDGTVITDVLVIPGTTSNEVSATVRSELVPNDFSAVGSVHSHPNGVLRPSDADLATFGSGAVHLILGAPYQPDDWRAFDSQGKPTRLPVLKVDLPDPGDFFDFTEEDLL, via the coding sequence ATGCCTCTGTTCCGGTCGAGCGAGGTCGTCGGAATCGCGGCCGACGCGCTCCGGTTCGCGCTCGAAGCCTCCCGTGAGACCCACCCCAACGAGTACATGGGTTTTCTCCGCGGCGAGGCCGCGCGCGCGCTCGACCTCGACCGCGACGGGACGGTCATCACCGACGTGCTCGTCATCCCCGGAACGACATCGAACGAGGTGAGCGCGACGGTCCGATCCGAACTCGTGCCGAACGACTTCTCCGCCGTCGGTTCGGTCCACTCTCATCCCAACGGCGTCCTTCGACCCAGCGACGCCGACCTCGCGACGTTCGGATCGGGGGCCGTCCACCTCATCCTCGGCGCGCCGTACCAACCGGACGACTGGCGCGCGTTCGACTCCCAGGGGAAGCCGACGCGCCTGCCGGTCCTGAAGGTCGACCTCCCGGACCCGGGCGACTTCTTCGACTTCACCGAGGAGGACCTCCTGTGA
- the coxB gene encoding cytochrome c oxidase subunit II — protein sequence MRRTRLGLVTLLSAVVLALAADPVAAQASATSGLINELNGKLLYVAIPITVITEAILIYTVIRFRRSDDAKPTKENRRLEITWTVATAAVLLFVGVASYGVLANPNVTYMPSMDQGPGQDDVVVEAEAYQWGWNMRYPEEGNISAPSAEGGPQIVIPKDTDVYFEITSTDVIHGFAVPELGLKQDAMPGATNTIKTVAYEEGTYQGYCTEYCGVAHSQMYFTVKVVSQEEYQQFLEEQQSTPTPTATPSGNSTATATATPSGTSTTTGTSTATPSGTSTATPTSAPTATGTATATPSN from the coding sequence ATGAGACGGACGCGACTCGGGCTCGTCACACTCCTCTCTGCGGTCGTCCTCGCACTGGCCGCTGACCCCGTCGCCGCACAGGCGTCCGCGACGTCGGGCCTGATAAACGAGCTCAACGGAAAGCTGCTGTACGTTGCCATTCCCATCACCGTCATCACCGAGGCCATCCTCATCTACACGGTGATCCGGTTCCGGCGCAGCGACGACGCGAAGCCGACGAAGGAGAACCGCCGCCTCGAGATCACGTGGACGGTCGCGACCGCCGCCGTCCTCCTGTTCGTCGGCGTCGCCTCCTACGGCGTGCTCGCGAACCCGAACGTCACCTACATGCCGTCGATGGACCAGGGTCCCGGTCAGGACGACGTCGTCGTCGAGGCCGAGGCGTACCAGTGGGGCTGGAACATGCGCTACCCCGAGGAAGGTAACATCAGCGCTCCCAGCGCCGAGGGAGGCCCCCAGATCGTCATCCCGAAGGACACCGACGTCTACTTCGAGATAACCTCGACCGACGTGATACACGGCTTCGCCGTCCCCGAACTCGGGTTGAAGCAGGACGCGATGCCCGGCGCGACGAACACCATCAAGACCGTCGCCTACGAGGAAGGAACCTACCAGGGCTACTGCACGGAGTACTGCGGCGTCGCTCACTCGCAGATGTACTTCACCGTCAAGGTCGTCTCTCAGGAGGAGTACCAGCAGTTCCTCGAAGAACAGCAGTCCACCCCGACCCCGACCGCCACGCCGAGCGGCAACTCGACGGCGACGGCAACGGCCACGCCGAGCGGCACGTCGACCACCACCGGCACGTCGACTGCCACCCCGAGCGGCACGTCGACCGCCACCCCGACGTCCGCGCCGACCGCGACCGGGACGGCCACGGCGACGCCGAGTAACTGA
- a CDS encoding SelT/SelW/SelH family protein, translating into MTAVEIEYCVPCGFLDRAQDIQRALLQQFGERLDRVALVTGDHGVLQVRVDGDVVWDKADDPYDVDEITRRLREYV; encoded by the coding sequence ATGACCGCCGTCGAAATCGAGTACTGCGTCCCCTGTGGCTTCCTCGACCGCGCACAGGACATCCAGCGCGCGCTCCTCCAGCAGTTCGGTGAGCGACTCGACAGGGTCGCGCTCGTCACCGGCGACCACGGCGTCCTCCAGGTTCGCGTCGACGGCGACGTCGTGTGGGACAAGGCCGACGACCCCTACGACGTCGACGAGATAACTCGACGTCTCCGCGAGTACGTCTGA
- a CDS encoding DUF7546 family protein → MSTVTRLDWRPTKTDLLVGAVVVNAEVLAVLLYLAAQPVTVDSWRFIVYAFLWINAGLYAVAKTRPADASRSTKRVAMLVAGGYFLVLAVAGGVVGPSHTSPLASLLTDGHLHSHGSASSSFDLRLLPPGWGPALVYQGSWLMVILMPYKVIGYLSLAYLVYATVIDAAGTALSGSLGLLSCVSCTWPVVGSLVTTLFGSGSVVVAAATTWPYDISTAAFLATVALLTWRPLAR, encoded by the coding sequence ATGTCAACCGTCACCCGCCTCGACTGGCGTCCCACGAAGACCGACCTGCTCGTCGGTGCCGTCGTCGTCAACGCCGAGGTTCTCGCGGTCCTCCTCTACCTCGCCGCTCAGCCGGTCACCGTCGATTCGTGGCGGTTCATCGTCTACGCGTTTCTCTGGATCAACGCGGGGCTGTACGCCGTCGCGAAGACGCGGCCCGCCGACGCGAGCAGATCAACGAAGCGCGTCGCGATGCTCGTCGCCGGCGGCTACTTCCTCGTGCTCGCCGTCGCCGGTGGCGTCGTCGGACCGAGCCACACCAGCCCGCTCGCCTCGCTCCTCACCGACGGACACCTCCACAGTCACGGCTCGGCGTCGTCGTCGTTCGACCTCCGACTGCTCCCCCCGGGATGGGGGCCGGCGCTCGTCTACCAGGGGTCGTGGCTCATGGTCATCCTCATGCCGTACAAGGTGATCGGCTACCTCTCGCTCGCGTATCTCGTCTACGCAACCGTCATCGACGCCGCCGGGACCGCGCTCTCGGGGTCGCTCGGTCTGCTCTCGTGCGTCTCGTGTACCTGGCCCGTCGTCGGCTCGCTCGTCACTACCCTGTTCGGGTCGGGTTCTGTCGTCGTCGCCGCGGCGACCACCTGGCCTTACGACATCTCGACGGCGGCGTTCCTCGCGACAGTCGCGCTGTTGACGTGGCGTCCCCTGGCACGGTGA
- a CDS encoding heme o synthase, producing the protein MSRDVRESRAWEGSRGRFPGLLAAAAMAVYLLLLVGATTALTDAASACAAWPACGDGLALPSTTDGYVALGHRIAAVFVGLLVAAVLVAAWWGGESRRVRAATTVSALLYPLQAGLGALVATTAGELLRAAHLVVGMGIFAGLVVALAWTLETRTGSNDAPTTGTGDVEPNRPEEPVDGGRDRPSVPDAPLARVKTVASAYFRLTKPRLMWLLCLVASAAMALAGSVHPGLTPEVMLATLGGGVLSIGSAGTLNHVFERDIDRKMQRTSDRPLATDVVPVRNALAFAAALGVASVALFASVNLLAAVLGLGAIAFYSVVYTLLLKPNTVQNTVIGGAAGALPALIGWVAVTGSVGWGGLLLATVIFLWTPAHFYNLALAYKDDYERGGFPMMPVVRGETVTRKHILWYLGATLVAAGALGTMTALGSVYVLTSVLFGGVFLWAVVRLHYEQSEGAAFRAFHASNAYLGALLLAIVVDTLVL; encoded by the coding sequence ATGTCGCGCGACGTACGCGAGTCGCGGGCGTGGGAAGGAAGCCGAGGACGGTTCCCCGGCCTCCTCGCGGCCGCGGCCATGGCGGTCTACCTCCTGTTGCTCGTCGGTGCGACGACCGCGCTGACGGACGCGGCGTCGGCGTGTGCGGCGTGGCCGGCGTGCGGCGACGGCCTCGCTCTCCCCTCGACGACGGACGGCTACGTCGCGCTCGGTCACCGGATCGCGGCGGTGTTCGTCGGCCTCCTCGTCGCCGCAGTGCTCGTCGCGGCTTGGTGGGGCGGCGAGTCGCGACGGGTTCGCGCGGCGACGACCGTCTCGGCCCTCCTCTACCCGCTGCAGGCCGGACTGGGCGCGCTCGTCGCGACCACCGCCGGTGAACTCCTCCGGGCGGCCCACCTCGTCGTCGGGATGGGCATCTTCGCCGGCCTCGTCGTCGCACTGGCGTGGACGCTCGAAACGCGGACCGGATCGAACGACGCGCCGACGACCGGAACCGGCGACGTCGAACCGAACCGTCCCGAGGAACCGGTCGACGGCGGACGCGACCGACCGTCGGTTCCGGACGCGCCGCTCGCGCGGGTGAAGACGGTCGCATCCGCGTACTTCCGGCTGACGAAGCCTCGGTTGATGTGGTTGCTCTGTCTCGTCGCTAGCGCCGCGATGGCGCTCGCCGGCTCGGTCCACCCGGGGCTCACCCCGGAGGTGATGCTCGCGACGCTCGGGGGCGGCGTCCTCTCTATCGGCTCGGCGGGCACGCTGAACCACGTCTTCGAACGTGACATCGACCGGAAGATGCAACGCACCTCCGACAGACCGCTGGCGACCGACGTCGTTCCCGTTCGGAACGCGCTCGCGTTCGCGGCCGCCCTCGGAGTCGCCTCGGTCGCGCTGTTCGCCTCCGTCAATCTCCTGGCTGCGGTCTTGGGCCTCGGGGCCATCGCCTTCTACTCGGTCGTCTACACCCTCTTGCTGAAGCCGAACACCGTCCAGAACACCGTCATCGGCGGCGCGGCGGGTGCGCTCCCCGCGCTCATCGGCTGGGTCGCCGTCACGGGGTCGGTCGGCTGGGGTGGGCTCCTCCTCGCGACGGTCATCTTCCTCTGGACGCCCGCACACTTCTACAACCTCGCCCTCGCGTACAAGGACGACTACGAGCGCGGCGGCTTCCCGATGATGCCGGTCGTTCGCGGGGAGACGGTGACGCGAAAACACATCCTCTGGTACCTCGGCGCGACGCTCGTCGCCGCCGGGGCGCTGGGGACGATGACCGCCCTCGGCTCCGTCTACGTCCTCACGAGCGTCCTCTTCGGCGGGGTGTTCCTCTGGGCGGTCGTCCGCCTCCACTACGAACAGAGCGAGGGGGCGGCGTTCCGCGCGTTCCACGCCTCGAACGCCTACCTCGGGGCGCTGCTGCTGGCCATCGTCGTCGACACGCTCGTCCTCTGA
- a CDS encoding Gfo/Idh/MocA family protein, translating into MHHAACLGLGDLGRLEARVLDSLDGVRLVGGADPSPDARDRFESELHRPAYETLDDLLTSEDVDLVTIVTPHTLHYDQARECLSRDVHVHIEKPMVTERSHADDLIARADAHGLVLAVGYQRHFDPRFREIRRLVDDGRIGRPHMVVGHLEQEWIRWTQHQWRSTPDLSGGGQLYDSGSHLLDVLCWTLRAEPTTVTATVDRRGHDVDVNSALTMTLERRESAVRTRQPNPASITASVGVSGDGTSVPDPGESLRIWGTDGTISFDGDTITVREAGMTYETTPSVPDFEELTRRKLGNVVDAIDGEAELEIPATDGRRVVALTEAAYEAAERGERVSVPGPEK; encoded by the coding sequence ATGCACCACGCCGCCTGTCTCGGCCTCGGCGACCTCGGCCGTCTCGAAGCACGTGTCCTCGATTCGCTCGACGGAGTTCGCCTCGTCGGCGGAGCCGACCCCTCCCCCGACGCTCGCGACCGGTTCGAGAGCGAACTTCACCGCCCCGCGTACGAGACGCTCGACGACCTGCTCACGTCCGAGGACGTCGACCTCGTCACCATCGTCACGCCGCACACCCTCCACTACGACCAGGCCCGCGAGTGTCTCTCCCGCGACGTCCACGTCCACATCGAGAAGCCGATGGTGACGGAGCGCTCTCACGCGGACGACCTCATCGCGCGGGCCGACGCGCACGGCCTCGTCCTCGCGGTCGGTTACCAGCGCCACTTCGACCCGCGCTTCCGGGAGATTCGACGCCTCGTCGACGACGGACGCATCGGGCGACCGCACATGGTCGTCGGCCACCTCGAACAGGAGTGGATTCGCTGGACGCAACACCAGTGGCGGTCGACCCCCGACCTGTCCGGCGGGGGCCAACTGTACGACTCGGGGTCGCACCTGCTCGACGTCCTCTGCTGGACGCTTCGGGCGGAACCCACCACGGTCACGGCGACGGTCGACCGCCGCGGGCACGACGTCGACGTCAACAGCGCGCTCACGATGACCCTCGAACGCCGCGAGTCGGCCGTCCGGACGCGGCAGCCGAACCCGGCCTCCATCACCGCGAGCGTCGGCGTCTCCGGCGACGGCACCTCCGTCCCCGACCCCGGCGAATCGCTGCGCATCTGGGGAACCGATGGGACGATTTCGTTCGACGGCGACACCATCACCGTGCGCGAGGCGGGGATGACCTACGAGACCACTCCGTCCGTCCCCGATTTCGAGGAACTCACCCGCCGCAAACTCGGGAACGTCGTCGACGCCATCGACGGCGAGGCCGAACTGGAGATTCCGGCGACCGACGGCCGACGCGTCGTCGCCCTCACCGAGGCGGCCTACGAGGCGGCC
- a CDS encoding adenylyltransferase/cytidyltransferase family protein, giving the protein MTERRVVAQGTFDLLHPGHLHYLEEARAMGDELHVIVARRGNVTHKAPPVLDDRQRRDMVAALAVVDHARLGHPDDIFVPIREIDPAVIVLGHDQHHDEEALGDALAARGLDCEVARASAREPVYEDELLSTGRIIDRILSERGD; this is encoded by the coding sequence GTGACCGAGCGACGAGTGGTCGCACAGGGGACGTTCGACCTGCTCCATCCCGGACACCTCCACTACCTCGAAGAGGCCCGGGCGATGGGCGACGAACTCCACGTCATCGTCGCCCGCCGCGGGAACGTCACCCACAAGGCCCCGCCCGTCCTCGACGACCGCCAGCGCCGCGACATGGTCGCCGCCCTGGCCGTCGTCGACCACGCCCGCCTCGGCCACCCGGACGACATCTTCGTTCCGATCCGCGAAATCGACCCCGCGGTCATCGTCCTCGGTCACGACCAGCACCACGACGAGGAGGCGCTCGGTGACGCGCTCGCCGCGCGCGGCCTCGATTGCGAGGTGGCCCGCGCCTCCGCGCGCGAACCCGTCTACGAGGATGAACTCCTCTCGACGGGCCGCATCATCGACCGGATCCTCTCAGAGCGCGGCGACTGA
- a CDS encoding DHH family phosphoesterase, whose translation MTTEDAGDSGADAGPSSDSRPTVYDLAPNCTLDEVEEGNYYHAVVNGVVDYGVFVDVSDVVSGLIHESNLDTSYSVGDRLVVRLDEIRDNGDVSFATAGVDSYRTETVDHVPTITGIADIETGAEVTIEGTVSQIKQTGGPTVFRIVDHSGIVACAAFAEAGVRAYPDVELDDVVRVVGTVEEHDGAAQVEVDDVTRLDGEAASEARDRIESALTERAAPHAVDTFVEWPAFEAIHEDLKEVARLLRRTVLEGRPIRVRHHADGDGMCAALPVQLALERFIERTHDDDDASRHLCKRLPSKAPFYEMEDVTRDLNFALEGRSRHGQKLPLLLMLDNGSTEEDVPAYRNLAHYDVPIAVVDHHHPDPEAVDPLLDAHVNPYLHGEDYRITTGMMCVELARMIDPSVTEELRHVPAVAGLSDRSKAEVMNDYIDLAEQEGYPREKLEAIGEALDYAAHWLRYSDGQSLVNDVLDVGCDDDERHEELVSFLSERAERDVERQLDAAEPHVEHERLDNDAHLYRIDLDRFAHRFTYPAPGKTTGQLHDRKVQETGDPVITIGYGPDFAVLRSDGVRLDIPQMVAELNEEVVGGGVSGGGHLVVGSIKFVKGMRREVIESLVEKMADAAIDDDLSSTAVLDD comes from the coding sequence ATGACTACTGAGGACGCCGGGGATTCCGGCGCGGACGCGGGTCCGAGTTCGGACTCGCGGCCGACGGTCTACGATCTCGCTCCGAACTGTACGCTCGACGAGGTAGAAGAGGGCAACTACTACCACGCGGTCGTCAACGGCGTCGTCGACTACGGCGTGTTCGTCGACGTCTCCGACGTCGTCTCCGGGCTCATCCACGAGTCGAACCTCGACACCTCGTACAGCGTCGGCGACCGCCTCGTCGTCCGTCTCGACGAGATTCGCGACAACGGCGACGTCTCCTTCGCCACCGCCGGGGTCGACAGCTACCGCACGGAGACCGTCGACCACGTCCCGACCATCACCGGCATCGCCGACATCGAGACCGGGGCCGAGGTGACCATCGAGGGCACCGTCTCACAGATCAAACAGACCGGCGGCCCCACCGTGTTCCGAATCGTCGACCACTCGGGCATCGTCGCCTGCGCCGCGTTCGCCGAGGCCGGCGTCCGCGCCTACCCCGATGTCGAACTCGACGACGTCGTGCGCGTCGTAGGCACCGTCGAGGAGCACGACGGCGCCGCGCAGGTCGAAGTCGACGACGTCACCCGTCTCGACGGCGAGGCCGCGTCGGAGGCCCGCGACCGCATCGAGTCGGCGCTGACCGAGCGCGCCGCTCCACACGCGGTCGACACGTTCGTCGAGTGGCCCGCGTTCGAGGCCATCCACGAGGACTTAAAAGAGGTCGCCCGCCTGCTCCGACGGACCGTACTCGAAGGCCGGCCGATCCGCGTCCGCCACCACGCCGACGGCGACGGGATGTGCGCGGCGCTCCCGGTCCAGTTGGCGCTCGAGCGGTTCATCGAGCGGACCCACGACGACGACGACGCCTCGCGGCACCTCTGCAAGCGCCTCCCCTCGAAGGCCCCCTTCTACGAGATGGAGGACGTCACGCGCGACCTCAACTTCGCGCTCGAAGGGCGCTCCCGGCACGGCCAGAAGCTCCCCCTCCTCCTGATGCTCGACAACGGCTCCACCGAGGAGGACGTCCCCGCCTACCGGAACCTCGCACACTACGACGTCCCCATCGCCGTCGTCGACCACCACCACCCCGACCCCGAGGCCGTCGACCCGCTGCTCGACGCGCACGTCAACCCCTACCTCCACGGCGAGGACTACCGCATTACGACGGGGATGATGTGCGTCGAACTCGCGCGGATGATCGACCCCTCTGTGACCGAGGAACTCCGCCACGTTCCCGCCGTCGCGGGGCTGTCGGACCGCTCGAAGGCCGAAGTGATGAACGACTACATCGACCTCGCCGAGCAGGAGGGCTACCCGCGGGAGAAACTCGAAGCCATCGGCGAGGCGCTCGACTACGCCGCCCACTGGCTCCGCTACTCGGACGGACAGTCGCTCGTCAACGACGTGCTCGACGTCGGCTGTGACGACGACGAACGCCACGAGGAACTGGTGTCGTTCCTCTCCGAGCGCGCCGAGCGCGACGTGGAACGCCAACTCGACGCCGCCGAACCGCACGTCGAACACGAACGGCTCGACAACGACGCTCACCTGTACCGCATCGACCTCGACCGCTTCGCCCACCGCTTTACCTACCCCGCGCCCGGGAAGACGACGGGACAGCTCCACGACCGGAAGGTTCAGGAGACGGGCGACCCGGTCATCACCATCGGCTACGGCCCGGACTTCGCCGTGTTGCGGTCCGATGGCGTTCGACTCGACATCCCGCAGATGGTCGCCGAACTCAACGAGGAAGTCGTCGGCGGTGGCGTGTCCGGCGGCGGGCACCTCGTCGTCGGCTCCATCAAGTTCGTCAAGGGGATGCGCCGGGAGGTCATCGAGTCGCTCGTAGAGAAGATGGCCGACGCCGCCATCGACGACGACCTCTCCTCGACGGCCGTGCTGGACGACTGA